From a region of the Nonlabens sp. Hel1_33_55 genome:
- the panB gene encoding 3-methyl-2-oxobutanoate hydroxymethyltransferase codes for MSTAKKEYKRITVKSLTEMKAANQKISMLTAYDFTMAKIIDNAGVDVILVGDSASNVMAGHETTLPITLDQMIYHASSVVRGTERALVVVDLPFGSYQSDPKEALRSAIRIMKESGGHTVKLEGGSEVMESIRRILNAGIPVMGHLGLTPQSIYKFGTYTVRAKEEEEAEKLKKDAIALQELGCFAVVLEKVPAALAAEVAQSLSIPVIGIGAGGGVDGQVLVSHDMFGMTHEFHPRFLRRYMNLYEDMGSAVSQYIDDVKSSDFPNDSEQY; via the coding sequence ATGTCCACAGCCAAAAAGGAATACAAACGCATTACCGTCAAATCGCTAACTGAAATGAAGGCCGCTAATCAAAAAATTAGCATGTTGACAGCTTATGATTTTACAATGGCAAAAATCATTGACAATGCAGGTGTGGATGTGATTCTTGTAGGTGATAGTGCGAGTAATGTTATGGCTGGTCATGAGACGACATTGCCTATCACACTTGATCAAATGATTTATCATGCTAGTAGCGTGGTAAGAGGAACAGAACGTGCGCTGGTTGTTGTTGATCTGCCCTTTGGTAGTTATCAAAGTGACCCCAAGGAAGCGCTGCGATCTGCTATTAGAATAATGAAGGAAAGTGGAGGCCATACCGTGAAGCTGGAAGGTGGTAGTGAGGTGATGGAATCGATTAGACGCATTTTGAATGCTGGAATTCCCGTGATGGGACATTTAGGATTGACACCACAATCTATTTATAAGTTTGGAACGTATACCGTAAGAGCTAAAGAAGAAGAGGAAGCAGAAAAACTCAAGAAAGATGCGATAGCCTTGCAGGAATTAGGTTGTTTTGCTGTGGTTCTAGAAAAAGTTCCCGCTGCTCTAGCCGCAGAGGTAGCGCAAAGCCTTTCCATACCAGTAATAGGAATTGGAGCTGGTGGTGGTGTGGATGGTCAGGTACTGGTTTCTCATGACATGTTTGGAATGACGCACGAGTTTCACCCACGATTTTTACGTCGTTATATGAATCTATATGAAGATATGGGAAGCGCTGTTTCACAATATATTGATGACGTGAAAAGCTCTGATTTTCCTAATGATAGCGAGCAGTACTAA
- a CDS encoding nuclear transport factor 2 family protein encodes MHLKKTIMFKNILLPIVVLAINFTFAQAQTKSDSMASQENLEVNSRLISATASSTVLLNEHPAGKAVELFFQNFHKQDTVALKNQFVENASMQSLAIRGSDRKLSTTTIDDFLKSIASIPQKVSFEERLTSLKTTADNDIASVHTDYEFYVNGKLSHRGRNVFTMIYIDDSWKVAQVTDTREY; translated from the coding sequence ATGCACTTAAAGAAAACCATCATGTTCAAAAATATTCTTTTACCGATTGTAGTTCTCGCTATTAATTTCACTTTCGCGCAAGCGCAAACTAAATCAGATTCAATGGCATCGCAGGAAAATTTAGAAGTTAATTCCCGACTAATATCTGCAACTGCATCCTCTACAGTTCTGCTCAATGAACATCCAGCCGGTAAGGCGGTTGAGTTATTCTTTCAAAATTTCCATAAACAGGATACCGTAGCACTGAAAAATCAATTCGTAGAAAACGCCAGTATGCAATCATTAGCAATTAGAGGATCTGACCGCAAGCTAAGTACAACAACCATTGACGACTTTCTAAAATCCATTGCGTCGATACCACAAAAAGTCTCTTTTGAGGAACGGCTGACTTCTTTAAAAACTACTGCAGACAATGACATCGCCAGCGTCCATACAGATTATGAATTCTATGTCAATGGAAAGCTATCGCATCGCGGCCGCAATGTTTTCACCATGATTTATATAGATGACAGCTGGAAAGTTGCTCAAGTAACGGATACTCGAGAATATTAA
- a CDS encoding PH domain-containing protein — MLDLSEPRRQSRKSILLYVFKNIKGLIAVALYSAFGINNFADYRIMIGIAAVAVILGLVSPILSYYYFTFHVEEDELIIQKGVLNKERKAIPLERIQSVNITQNLVQRILQLVAVEVDTAGSKAKELEIPGLSRSFAESFKNLLQDKREQNLVLDEENLEGSTGDNSIETPVERNAVKTSELLSLGIIDLFKIGITQNHLRSGGLALGVVFGFWYNIKDFVEKFYGDLFEGFEWENMVGYASLSLLVVAALSLILVSVIVSVVLVFNKYYGYKLRRSGDYLEIEMGLLNRREIKIPIQKIQILEFYSNPLRRMLNYQTAKIHQAQSQGISSTGAEVPACSPAMIALLRELIFDHTIEKSAQPSKSIAISHARLTFYATFLPLIFSIAASVYFEIYMLGVLAFLLFNWLIYTSYRDGQNTRIDSDEELVELRSGWLFHKTILIPIYKIQAVEKWRSVFLKRRQQVHFTIHTAAGSRGLRYFYKKEITDLKNRLHNLVLVSKRHWM; from the coding sequence ATGCTTGATTTGAGCGAACCAAGACGACAGAGTCGCAAAAGCATACTGCTTTACGTCTTCAAAAATATTAAGGGACTCATTGCGGTCGCTCTTTATTCGGCTTTTGGGATCAATAATTTTGCGGATTATAGAATAATGATTGGTATTGCTGCCGTTGCGGTAATCCTGGGTTTAGTATCACCAATTCTTAGTTACTACTATTTTACCTTTCACGTAGAGGAAGATGAGCTCATCATTCAAAAAGGTGTGCTCAACAAAGAGCGTAAAGCTATTCCTCTAGAACGCATTCAATCTGTCAATATCACGCAGAATCTCGTTCAAAGAATTCTTCAACTCGTTGCTGTTGAAGTGGACACCGCAGGCTCTAAAGCCAAAGAGCTTGAGATTCCAGGTTTGAGTCGGTCGTTTGCAGAATCTTTCAAAAATCTGTTGCAGGACAAGCGTGAACAAAACTTGGTTTTAGATGAAGAAAATCTAGAAGGATCCACAGGTGATAACTCTATAGAGACGCCTGTAGAACGAAATGCTGTTAAAACCAGCGAGCTTTTATCGCTTGGGATTATAGATCTTTTTAAAATTGGTATTACCCAAAACCACTTGCGCAGTGGTGGACTTGCACTAGGTGTAGTGTTTGGATTCTGGTATAACATCAAGGACTTTGTTGAGAAATTCTATGGTGATTTATTTGAAGGGTTTGAGTGGGAAAATATGGTGGGTTATGCCAGTTTGAGTTTATTGGTTGTTGCTGCACTTTCGCTCATTCTAGTTTCAGTAATTGTAAGTGTGGTTCTAGTTTTTAATAAATATTATGGCTACAAACTGCGACGTAGCGGCGACTACTTAGAAATTGAGATGGGTTTGCTCAATAGACGAGAGATCAAAATCCCTATTCAGAAAATACAGATTTTAGAATTCTATAGTAATCCACTGCGTAGGATGCTTAATTATCAAACAGCTAAAATCCATCAAGCCCAATCACAGGGAATTTCTTCTACAGGAGCAGAGGTTCCTGCTTGCAGTCCAGCAATGATTGCACTTTTGAGAGAATTAATTTTTGACCACACCATAGAAAAGTCTGCTCAGCCTTCAAAGTCCATTGCTATATCACACGCTAGATTGACTTTTTACGCGACATTTTTGCCCTTGATTTTTTCGATTGCTGCATCAGTTTATTTTGAGATTTATATGCTTGGCGTTTTGGCATTTTTGTTATTTAATTGGCTGATTTACACCTCGTATCGCGATGGACAGAATACCAGAATTGATTCAGATGAAGAGTTGGTAGAGCTGCGGTCTGGATGGTTGTTTCACAAAACCATCCTTATTCCTATTTATAAAATTCAAGCTGTTGAGAAGTGGCGTAGTGTATTTCTCAAGCGTCGACAGCAAGTTCATTTCACTATTCACACGGCTGCTGGTTCACGCGGTTTGCGGTATTTCTATAAAAAAGAAATTACCGATCTTAAGAATAGATTACACAACTTAGTGCTCGTTTCCAAGCGTCACTGGATGTAA
- a CDS encoding PH domain-containing protein yields MTNDQVYPVELPPLENSEFKKHPKRFLNKKLLSKLIIFVPLLIAAISFIFVIDEQWFTWSVIPIWLVLLLITLFFSYKEYFVRGYVLRELDITYRHGWIFHHETTVPFNRIQHTEIKDGPIDRLFNLCELEIYTAGGSSSDLSLSGLDPEDAKKLKEFISHKTALHA; encoded by the coding sequence ATGACCAATGACCAAGTTTATCCGGTAGAGTTACCACCGTTGGAAAACTCAGAGTTCAAAAAGCATCCTAAACGCTTTTTGAATAAAAAGTTGCTATCGAAGCTTATCATTTTTGTACCGTTGTTGATAGCGGCCATTAGCTTCATTTTTGTGATTGATGAACAATGGTTCACTTGGTCAGTTATTCCAATATGGTTGGTGTTATTACTGATTACCTTGTTTTTTTCATACAAAGAATATTTCGTGCGTGGCTATGTGCTTAGGGAGTTGGATATAACGTACCGGCATGGCTGGATTTTTCATCATGAGACTACAGTACCATTCAATAGGATACAGCATACAGAAATTAAAGATGGTCCCATCGACCGTTTGTTCAATCTATGTGAACTGGAGATTTATACCGCCGGTGGTAGCTCTTCAGACCTGAGTTTATCTGGACTTGATCCAGAAGATGCTAAAAAACTGAAGGAATTTATTTCTCACAAGACCGCACTGCATGCTTGA
- a CDS encoding nucleoside triphosphate pyrophosphohydrolase family protein, translating into MKKNIDAVREFHKAFKLNIQDEPTINISLERKLLRYELMLEENEEYLEAAKNDDLIEVADALGDMLYILCGTIIEHGMHDVIEDVFDEIQRSNMSKLGADGEPIYREDGKVLKGPDYFKPDFGAILNKHQ; encoded by the coding sequence ATGAAGAAGAATATCGATGCCGTAAGAGAGTTTCATAAGGCCTTCAAATTAAATATTCAGGACGAACCCACAATCAATATCTCGCTGGAACGTAAGTTGTTGCGTTATGAATTGATGCTTGAGGAAAATGAGGAATATTTAGAAGCCGCTAAAAATGATGATCTCATTGAAGTAGCAGATGCACTGGGCGACATGCTCTACATTTTATGTGGAACTATCATCGAGCATGGAATGCACGATGTCATTGAGGATGTCTTTGATGAGATCCAGCGATCCAACATGAGCAAACTAGGTGCTGATGGTGAGCCAATTTATAGAGAAGATGGAAAAGTCTTGAAAGGACCAGATTATTTCAAACCAGATTTTGGCGCTATTCTCAACAAACATCAATAA
- a CDS encoding alpha/beta hydrolase codes for MNIYQMNHLALAKNLMVVIGLLAIYSCKDRSPQNVFEPNPVIAVNDQVIANPIYNDSIIYYNDFKSSYVDQRNVEVWLPAGYPKKDVSYQVLYMHDGQNVFNKETSSYGTSWEIDEKMDSLLTAGAISPTIVVNSWNTGKKRFSEYMPQMPDDAVESAFAKAQLKENTGYDRLYSDDYLKFMTAELKPFIDQNYQTSTLREDTFVMGASMGGLISMYALMEYPEIFGGAGCLSTHFPIPVLGEAMMQDIPNRIPDPKTHKFYFDYGTLTLDAAYEPHQNRVDQMFKEAGYNQSNYRSIKFEGHEHSEKFWNQRVATPLVFLLK; via the coding sequence ATGAACATTTATCAAATGAATCACCTCGCACTCGCAAAGAATTTGATGGTCGTAATAGGACTATTGGCCATTTATTCCTGCAAGGATCGCAGTCCGCAAAATGTATTTGAGCCCAATCCAGTGATTGCTGTAAATGATCAAGTCATTGCTAATCCTATATATAATGACTCTATCATTTATTACAACGACTTCAAATCCAGCTACGTTGACCAGCGCAATGTAGAAGTATGGTTGCCTGCCGGCTATCCTAAAAAGGACGTGAGCTACCAGGTTCTTTATATGCACGACGGCCAGAATGTCTTCAATAAAGAAACGTCCAGCTACGGCACTTCTTGGGAGATCGATGAGAAGATGGATTCCCTATTGACGGCTGGTGCTATATCGCCTACCATTGTTGTGAACTCATGGAATACGGGAAAGAAACGGTTCAGCGAGTACATGCCTCAAATGCCCGATGATGCGGTTGAGTCAGCTTTCGCGAAAGCGCAATTAAAAGAAAATACAGGATACGACAGGTTGTATAGCGACGACTATCTAAAGTTCATGACGGCAGAATTGAAACCATTCATAGATCAAAACTACCAGACTTCTACCTTGCGGGAAGACACTTTTGTCATGGGCGCGTCCATGGGCGGTTTGATCTCAATGTATGCACTTATGGAGTATCCAGAGATTTTTGGAGGTGCTGGATGTTTGAGCACTCACTTTCCAATTCCAGTTTTAGGAGAAGCCATGATGCAGGATATCCCTAACCGCATTCCAGATCCTAAAACGCACAAGTTCTATTTTGATTATGGAACCTTAACGCTAGACGCAGCCTATGAACCTCATCAAAACCGAGTGGATCAAATGTTCAAAGAAGCTGGATACAATCAATCCAACTACAGATCCATAAAGTTTGAGGGCCATGAACACAGTGAGAAATTCTGGAATCAGCGAGTGGCAACACCGCTGGTGTTTCTATTGAAATGA
- a CDS encoding TonB-dependent receptor plug domain-containing protein, with the protein MIKYFLVAFSLASSLVVTAQIDTTTTRLEKVTVTSASKFEQDRKDSGKPVIKITQADIEKQSASSLADLLNQYAGIEINGARSNTGQNLSYFIRGGNNRQVSFLIDGAQVNDPSLIASDFDLRLVDLGQIEEIEILKGASSTLYGANASTAVINIKLKEAARKKLRISVGSFVGTNSSAEDQEFSPDEITNSINASGRLNNGLTYAAGFHHQYTYGLSAVEPLDGSDARADKFNRVNGLGRIGYDNQNNFKLTSYVSFDEYKAEFDNFDFTDADNETYSRQIRWGTNAEYNYSDKGSIVYNDVSTHTRRDTRSGSPTIFNADGYSLDLYNKYAFNLSADGAHELKTILGFNFRTDSFESESVPFDGTNFEETANEDDTNFQIYDPYVNVVYESSFGLNLNTGIRYNIHSDYDSEFVYSVNPSVDFDLEESVLKVYGSYSTAYITPSLYQLFDRSFNLGNPDLQPETNTTREVGAEWFMNKTSLTVSVFDRRSENEVIFISDPVTFAGSYANADINTQVFGFEASLKTSINERIDVQANYSFADRTDDLVISRVPKQKVNASIRSLVMDRTYVTLRYQYNDPRQDAFFNNTTFVTESVTLDAYQLVDIDATYKLKNKDLTFFAGVSNLFNEDFTELYGFQTRGRNYKLGLRVNL; encoded by the coding sequence ATGATCAAATATTTTTTAGTAGCATTTTCACTTGCTTCAAGTCTAGTTGTAACCGCACAAATTGATACCACTACCACAAGATTGGAAAAGGTAACGGTAACCTCAGCTTCCAAATTTGAACAGGATCGTAAGGACAGCGGTAAACCCGTTATCAAAATCACACAAGCAGATATTGAAAAGCAAAGCGCCTCCAGCCTTGCCGATCTTTTGAACCAATATGCAGGTATTGAGATCAATGGTGCGCGTAGTAATACCGGTCAGAACTTATCCTACTTTATTCGTGGTGGGAACAATCGACAAGTATCTTTTCTTATCGATGGCGCTCAAGTAAACGATCCTAGTTTGATTGCCAGTGATTTTGATTTGCGATTAGTTGACTTGGGTCAGATTGAGGAAATTGAAATTTTAAAAGGTGCATCGAGCACACTTTATGGAGCAAATGCCAGTACAGCGGTCATCAATATTAAGCTGAAGGAAGCTGCGAGAAAAAAATTGCGAATATCGGTTGGTTCATTCGTGGGTACCAACTCCAGTGCTGAGGATCAAGAGTTTAGTCCTGATGAGATTACCAACTCCATCAATGCTAGTGGTAGATTGAATAATGGTTTGACTTATGCGGCAGGATTTCATCATCAATACACTTATGGATTGAGTGCCGTGGAACCTCTAGATGGTAGTGATGCTAGAGCAGATAAATTCAACCGGGTGAATGGATTGGGAAGAATAGGATACGATAATCAGAATAATTTCAAGTTGACGAGCTACGTTTCCTTTGATGAATACAAAGCTGAATTTGACAACTTTGATTTCACAGACGCAGATAATGAAACTTACAGCAGACAAATACGTTGGGGAACCAATGCAGAATACAATTACTCTGATAAAGGATCCATTGTGTACAATGATGTGAGCACTCATACGAGAAGAGATACACGTAGTGGCTCGCCTACTATATTCAATGCAGATGGATATTCGCTGGACCTATATAACAAGTATGCCTTTAACTTATCTGCAGATGGTGCTCATGAATTAAAGACAATTCTAGGATTCAATTTTAGAACCGATAGTTTTGAAAGTGAGTCAGTGCCATTTGATGGAACTAATTTTGAAGAAACAGCAAACGAGGACGATACCAATTTTCAGATCTATGATCCTTATGTGAACGTAGTTTATGAAAGTAGTTTTGGCTTGAATCTCAATACAGGAATACGTTACAATATTCACAGCGATTATGATAGTGAGTTTGTGTATAGTGTGAATCCGTCAGTGGATTTTGATCTTGAAGAATCAGTTTTGAAAGTTTACGGTAGTTATAGCACGGCTTACATCACGCCATCGCTGTATCAACTATTTGATCGAAGCTTCAATCTAGGTAATCCAGATCTACAGCCAGAAACCAACACAACTAGAGAAGTAGGAGCAGAGTGGTTTATGAACAAGACTAGTTTAACCGTGAGTGTTTTTGACCGTAGGTCAGAAAACGAAGTGATTTTTATAAGCGATCCAGTGACTTTTGCAGGTTCCTATGCTAATGCTGATATCAACACACAAGTGTTCGGTTTTGAAGCTAGTTTAAAGACCAGTATTAACGAGAGGATTGATGTGCAAGCCAATTACTCTTTCGCAGACCGGACTGATGATCTTGTGATCTCAAGAGTTCCAAAACAAAAAGTCAATGCTTCCATACGCTCGCTAGTGATGGATCGCACGTATGTGACGTTGAGATATCAATACAACGATCCACGACAGGATGCCTTTTTCAATAACACGACTTTCGTTACGGAATCGGTTACACTGGATGCTTATCAGTTGGTGGATATTGATGCCACCTATAAATTGAAGAATAAGGATTTGACCTTTTTTGCTGGTGTATCTAATTTGTTCAACGAGGACTTTACAGAACTTTACGGTTTCCAGACACGTGGTCGCAATTACAAATTAGGACTGCGAGTGAACTTGTAA
- a CDS encoding ABC transporter substrate-binding protein, whose product MDKWTFLACSIFISFFLSCKNENPADSSTEIRVTDTLEVKYAKGFDLKTIDGGYRLTINNPWPSSTDTLQLDFHRIANIGDVNIPIKKLIATSTTHIPPLVLLQETEKLIGFPDTDYISSPEMRKHIDAGDVEDLGANEEVNLERTIALVPDLVIGYGIDADNPTYERMMYAGIPVLYNGDWTEQHPLGRAEWIKVFGILFDKEKEAFDIFNQIEADYLAAKASVKELEKPTVIAGATWKDVWYLPYGNSWQGRLIEDAGGSYIYKETQGSGSLSYSMETVLKDAQTADYWIAPSQYTSYSQMLADNKSYELFQAFEEKKLYTFALRQGATGGVIYYESAAMRPDLVLQDLITIFHSEPGENRELHFFDPLTD is encoded by the coding sequence ATGGACAAATGGACATTTCTCGCCTGCTCGATTTTTATAAGTTTCTTCCTCTCGTGTAAAAACGAAAATCCAGCTGATTCAAGTACAGAAATCAGAGTCACAGACACTCTAGAAGTCAAGTATGCCAAAGGTTTTGACTTGAAGACTATTGATGGTGGCTACCGTTTGACCATCAATAATCCATGGCCCAGCTCTACAGATACGCTGCAATTGGATTTCCATCGTATCGCAAATATTGGCGATGTAAATATTCCGATCAAAAAATTAATAGCCACATCCACGACACATATACCGCCACTTGTTTTATTGCAAGAAACAGAAAAACTCATAGGGTTTCCAGATACTGATTACATAAGCTCGCCAGAAATGCGCAAACATATTGACGCAGGCGATGTGGAAGATCTAGGTGCTAATGAAGAGGTGAATCTGGAACGCACGATTGCACTAGTTCCAGATCTTGTCATAGGCTACGGCATCGATGCAGACAATCCAACTTATGAACGCATGATGTATGCTGGCATTCCTGTTCTTTACAATGGCGACTGGACCGAGCAACATCCGCTAGGACGAGCGGAATGGATCAAGGTTTTTGGGATTTTGTTTGATAAGGAAAAGGAAGCATTTGATATTTTCAACCAGATTGAAGCCGATTATCTAGCTGCCAAAGCCAGCGTTAAAGAACTTGAAAAACCCACCGTCATTGCTGGTGCCACCTGGAAAGACGTGTGGTATTTACCATATGGAAACTCCTGGCAAGGTCGCTTGATTGAAGATGCTGGCGGCTCTTACATTTATAAAGAAACCCAAGGATCTGGATCATTATCATACAGCATGGAAACCGTATTGAAAGATGCACAAACAGCCGATTACTGGATCGCACCTAGTCAATACACATCCTACTCTCAAATGCTAGCCGATAATAAATCTTACGAACTTTTCCAGGCATTTGAAGAGAAGAAATTATACACGTTTGCCTTGCGACAAGGCGCGACTGGCGGTGTTATTTATTATGAATCTGCAGCCATGCGACCAGATCTTGTATTGCAGGATTTGATTACCATCTTTCATTCTGAACCTGGTGAAAACCGAGAACTCCACTTCTTTGATCCATTAACTGATTGA
- a CDS encoding iron ABC transporter permease, whose translation MKTSTYIVLIALLLLLFIADIALGSVYISLSDIWDILMGAPDTTDEYIITQLRLPRAIMAVLTGAGLAIAGMLMQTLFRNPLAGPFVLGISSGAGLGVAISIMGSSLLGFSLVSGFGVIASSIAGSLAVFLLIILISFRIKDTMGLLIIGLMVGSLSSAIVGILQYFSPSEQLRRYVFWGLGSLGNLTWNELAVIAFLVVLSLVALLLIIKPLDALLLGETYARSLGINITRTRWIIISITCILAGSITAFAGPIAFIGLAVPHIARLILPSMDHKKLIPLVIIIGASLLLACDMVAQLPFSNYSLPINAVTSLVGAPLVIWLIVKKRYLRF comes from the coding sequence TTGAAAACGTCCACCTACATAGTATTGATCGCTCTGCTCCTGCTATTGTTTATAGCGGATATCGCTTTAGGATCTGTGTACATATCGCTTTCTGACATTTGGGATATTTTGATGGGCGCGCCAGACACTACAGATGAATATATCATCACACAGCTGCGATTACCTAGAGCGATCATGGCCGTACTTACTGGCGCAGGACTTGCCATCGCCGGTATGTTGATGCAGACATTGTTTAGGAATCCGCTGGCGGGACCTTTTGTGCTGGGAATTTCATCTGGTGCAGGGTTGGGCGTCGCAATTTCTATCATGGGCAGTTCCTTGTTGGGATTCTCATTGGTTTCTGGATTTGGGGTAATCGCCTCCAGTATTGCGGGAAGTTTGGCCGTTTTTTTGTTGATTATTTTGATCTCATTCCGTATCAAGGATACGATGGGATTGTTGATTATAGGTTTAATGGTTGGCAGCCTGAGTAGCGCTATCGTTGGTATTTTGCAATATTTTAGTCCCAGCGAGCAATTGCGACGTTATGTGTTTTGGGGTTTGGGAAGTTTAGGAAACCTCACCTGGAATGAGTTGGCGGTCATCGCCTTTCTTGTAGTGCTGTCGTTAGTGGCGCTATTACTCATCATCAAACCATTGGACGCATTACTACTGGGAGAAACTTATGCTCGCAGCCTAGGAATCAACATAACCAGAACACGCTGGATCATCATTTCCATTACCTGTATCCTGGCAGGCAGCATCACAGCATTTGCTGGACCCATAGCATTTATAGGCCTTGCCGTGCCGCATATCGCCAGATTGATCTTGCCCAGTATGGATCATAAGAAGTTGATTCCGCTGGTGATCATCATCGGTGCATCGTTGTTACTTGCCTGTGACATGGTGGCTCAACTGCCATTCTCAAATTACTCGCTGCCCATCAACGCAGTCACATCGCTGGTAGGCGCACCACTCGTCATTTGGCTCATCGTCAAAAAAAGATACCTTAGATTCTGA
- a CDS encoding ABC transporter ATP-binding protein: MLVLQDIKIGYDSQTLAKCVGHIAFAKAKFITIIGANGTGKSTLLRCMANGSHLLDGNVSLNGASITEINLEELSQQISILTTDRSMSTSITVRQLLEISRAPYTNFLGKLTPADQSVIDQILTDFELTELKERQLSTLSDGQLQRALIARALVQETEYILMDEPSSHLDIHHKAELLILLKKHCRNHNRTIIFSSHEIAMATVLADQVVYFHEGYIRFKSIREFKEKNILEQMFPSPFLKWENGSYSISESTGEM, translated from the coding sequence ATGCTGGTTTTACAGGACATAAAAATAGGTTACGACAGCCAGACGCTTGCAAAATGTGTAGGTCATATCGCTTTCGCGAAAGCGAAATTCATAACCATCATAGGTGCAAATGGTACGGGCAAATCCACCTTGTTGAGATGCATGGCAAACGGTAGCCACTTACTGGATGGAAACGTCTCACTCAACGGCGCATCAATCACCGAAATCAATCTGGAAGAACTCTCACAGCAAATCTCGATCCTGACCACAGACCGATCGATGAGCACGTCCATCACCGTACGCCAATTGCTGGAAATAAGCCGCGCGCCATATACCAACTTTCTTGGGAAACTCACACCAGCAGATCAATCAGTCATCGATCAAATCCTAACCGACTTTGAACTAACCGAACTGAAAGAAAGACAGCTTTCTACCTTGAGCGATGGGCAGTTGCAACGCGCACTTATAGCGAGAGCGTTAGTTCAAGAGACGGAATATATCCTAATGGACGAACCGTCGAGCCATCTCGATATCCATCACAAAGCAGAACTATTGATACTGCTCAAAAAACACTGCAGGAACCATAATCGGACGATCATTTTTTCCTCACACGAGATTGCTATGGCAACGGTGCTGGCAGATCAAGTGGTATATTTTCATGAAGGATACATTCGGTTCAAAAGCATAAGGGAATTCAAGGAAAAGAACATTCTGGAACAAATGTTCCCATCACCGTTTTTGAAATGGGAGAATGGAAGTTATAGCATTAGTGAATCCACAGGCGAAATGTGA